From Streptomyces sp. NBC_00683, one genomic window encodes:
- a CDS encoding alkaline phosphatase D family protein has product MTAAQISTPGQQGHSAELRSAARRLGSGVDRRRFLTVTGAAAALAFAVNLPAAGAASAAELDARKITEDPFTLGVASGDPLPGSVLLWTRLAPRPFEADGGLPATRVQVRWEVARDERFARIVRRGSVTAHPEFGHSVRVDVDGLDPDRTFYYRFRTGSWISPAGRTRTAPARGARNSSLTLAAVSCQAYHDGYFTAYKHLAAEDVDVVFHLGDYLYEYAVTATGGARNYTDRTLSAHYNRETVTLEDYRMRYGLYKSDPDLRAAHAAHPFVVTWDDHETENNYAGDTPENSVPPEEFLLRRAAAYRAYWENQPLRTPQRPTGPDMRLYRRLEFGRLAQFDILDTRQYRSNQAYGDGWKVPGPESEDPTRTMTGAAQERWLLDGWKNSRARWNVVPQQVTFAQRRDVPTDAFKLSMDSWDGYPASRQRLMDGAEAAGVDNLMVLTGDVHVGYGFDLKKDFDDPSSRTVGTEIVATSIASGKDGAEKPANWTNQTQANPHMKFYNGRRGYALVTLGTDQARADFRTVSAVTTPGAPVGTAASFVTEAGNPGLTPA; this is encoded by the coding sequence ATGACAGCCGCACAGATCAGCACGCCCGGTCAGCAGGGGCATTCCGCCGAGCTCCGCAGCGCCGCGCGGCGGCTCGGGTCCGGCGTGGACCGCCGCAGGTTCCTCACCGTCACCGGCGCCGCCGCCGCACTGGCCTTCGCCGTCAACCTGCCCGCCGCAGGTGCCGCGAGCGCCGCCGAGCTCGACGCCCGGAAGATCACCGAGGACCCCTTCACCCTCGGCGTCGCCTCGGGCGACCCGCTGCCCGGCTCCGTCCTCCTGTGGACAAGACTCGCGCCCCGCCCCTTCGAAGCGGACGGCGGACTGCCGGCCACGCGTGTACAGGTCCGCTGGGAGGTCGCCCGCGACGAGCGCTTCGCCCGGATCGTCCGGCGCGGATCCGTCACCGCGCACCCGGAGTTCGGCCACAGCGTCCGCGTGGACGTCGACGGCCTCGACCCGGACCGGACCTTCTACTACCGCTTCCGTACCGGCAGCTGGATCAGCCCCGCCGGCCGAACCCGCACGGCCCCCGCACGCGGCGCCCGCAACAGCTCGCTGACCCTGGCCGCCGTCTCCTGCCAGGCCTACCACGACGGCTACTTCACCGCCTACAAGCACCTCGCGGCCGAGGACGTCGACGTGGTCTTCCACCTCGGCGACTACCTCTACGAGTACGCGGTCACGGCCACGGGCGGCGCCCGCAACTACACCGACCGCACCCTCTCGGCCCACTACAACCGGGAGACGGTCACGCTGGAGGACTACCGGATGCGGTACGGCCTCTACAAGTCCGACCCCGATCTGCGCGCCGCCCACGCGGCCCACCCCTTCGTCGTCACCTGGGACGACCACGAGACCGAGAACAACTACGCGGGCGACACCCCGGAGAACAGCGTCCCGCCGGAGGAGTTCCTGCTGCGCAGGGCCGCCGCCTACCGTGCCTACTGGGAGAACCAGCCGCTGCGCACCCCGCAGCGCCCCACCGGCCCCGACATGCGGCTCTACCGCCGCCTGGAGTTCGGCCGGCTCGCCCAGTTCGACATCCTCGACACCCGCCAGTACCGCAGCAACCAGGCGTACGGCGACGGCTGGAAGGTCCCCGGACCCGAGTCCGAGGACCCGACGCGCACCATGACGGGAGCCGCCCAGGAGCGCTGGCTGCTCGACGGCTGGAAGAACTCCCGCGCCCGCTGGAACGTCGTGCCGCAACAGGTCACCTTCGCCCAGCGGCGTGACGTGCCCACGGACGCCTTCAAGCTGTCCATGGACTCGTGGGACGGCTACCCGGCCTCCAGGCAGCGGCTCATGGACGGGGCGGAGGCCGCCGGGGTCGACAACCTGATGGTGCTGACCGGGGACGTCCACGTCGGCTACGGCTTCGACCTGAAGAAGGACTTCGACGACCCGTCGTCCCGGACCGTCGGCACGGAGATCGTGGCCACCTCGATCGCCAGCGGCAAGGACGGCGCCGAGAAGCCGGCCAACTGGACCAACCAGACCCAGGCCAACCCGCACATGAAGTTCTACAACGGCCGCCGCGGCTACGCCCTCGTCACCCTCGGCACGGACCAGGCACGCGCCGACTTCCGTACGGTGTCGGCCGTCACCACGCCCGGCGCGCCCGTGGGCACGGCCGCGTCCTTCGTGACCGAGGCCGGGAACCCGGGACTCACCCCCGCGTGA